In one Grus americana isolate bGruAme1 chromosome 1, bGruAme1.mat, whole genome shotgun sequence genomic region, the following are encoded:
- the LOC129197182 gene encoding uncharacterized protein LOC129197182: MVLVPIAALWALAPLLARADQPAVTITAAVGEDACLPCGTQPWGHLRGVTLTCTQWAGTHQPVPVLTHRLGWHPPPELGWHPPEQPESRYRGRVGFCAAGPGDAGVSLLLRNLSDPDFGNYSCYVAGAAAAPQLLCSLVLQPAGAEVPKNAEPDMIMVVCVLTAAFTVVAIGVLVCCRCGKRCCRCRAQGARTADGGGGGGAVALGDLKSLSA, translated from the exons ACCAGCCCGCTGTCACCATCACGGCGGCCGTCGGCGAGgatgcctgcctgccctgcggcacccagccctggggacacctGCGTGGGGTCACCCTCACCTGCACCCAGTGGGCTGGCACCCACCAGCCCGTCCCCGTCCTCACACACCGCCTGGGCTGGCACCCACCGCCGGAGCTGGGCTGGCACCCGCCGGAGCAGCCGGAGAGCCGGTACAGGGGCAGGGTCGGGTTCtgcgccgcggggccgggggacGCCGGCGTGTCCCTGCTGCTGAGGAACCTCAGCGATCCCGATTTCGGGAATTATTCCTGCTACGTGGctggtgccgccgccgccccgcagctcctctgcagcctggTCCTGCAGCCCGCCGGGGCAG AGGTCCCAAAGAACGCGGAGCCGGACATGATCATGGTGGTGTGTGTCCTCACCGCCGCCTTCACCGTGGTGGCCATCGGGGTCCTGGTCTGCTGCCGCTGCGGGAAGCGGTGCTGCAGGTGCCgag CCCAGGGGGCCAGAACTGcggatggaggaggaggaggaggggcgGTGGCCTTGGGTGACCTGAAGAGTCTCAGCGCCTGA